Proteins co-encoded in one Aspergillus luchuensis IFO 4308 DNA, chromosome 6, nearly complete sequence genomic window:
- a CDS encoding putative ab-hydrolase associated lipase (COG:I;~EggNog:ENOG410PHWQ;~InterPro:IPR006693,IPR029058;~MEROPS:MER0208659;~PFAM:PF04083;~TransMembrane:3 (o125-151i432-451o457-476i);~go_process: GO:0006629 - lipid metabolic process [Evidence IEA]) gives MFISESDPDEGLSTSVARGAESRVSDKAPYFDTTVEVGSIEQHPAPDAGLKAPLQTGYELQDLGPICDEDSENASAVTERLLGEEGPFPWKNQLGSSIANTVTHPLFPPLPSYGPPSLITSVQHLIIRCVSFVLSLVFLGTVILGAIIQTASASVLQIRRKIGGPSPRTTRLFHEEERSRQVERNKASRRWSYRREKEVDEEALDECLPLEGGKDPVVCDVAYYARRVGLDVETFKVQTEDGFILTLWHVYNPQEHTPLPPKARRPRGPHVFTGQTNPEASRRAPAKYPVLLMHGLLQSAGAFCANDDDSLAFFLCKSGYDVWLGNNRCGMVPEHTTLFQSDPRMWAWNIQQMGVLDLPALVSRVLFETGFEKLGLVGHSQGTAETFIALAKDQRPELGERISVFCALAPAVYAGPLVERVYFRFMRIIPPLVFRAFFGIHAFIPFMMTVHRRLHPRIYGTLGYYVFSFLFGWSDARWDRGLRDRMFQFAPVYVSAETMRWWLGGECFAHQKCILATSEVTQAEAAEDQRVARGHGEVLRSDTAWYGPQMPPVALWIAGSDGLVDGRRLLHRLENGREPHVQLAHAKVIEEYEHLDVLWAMDAIDQVGQEVRQVLWETMPQEARTRCRMPRGVWTAR, from the coding sequence ATGTTCATCTCTGAATCCGACCCCGACGAGGGGCTGTCCACCAGTGTTGCCCGGGGCGCTGAATCGCGCGTTTCTGACAAGGCCCCTTACTTCGATACCACCGTTGAAGTCGGTTCGATTGAGCAGCATCCAGCGCCCGACGCAGGGCTGAAAGCACCCTTACAGACAGGGTATGAGTTGCAGGATTTGGGCCCCATTTGTGATGAGGATTCGGAAAATGCCTCAGCGGTCACTGAACGACTACTCGGAGAGGAAGGACCATTTCCATGGAAAAATCAACTCGGCAGCTCGATTGCAAATACCGTTACACACCCATTGTTCCCACCGCTACCGTCCTACGGACCGCCTTCCCTGATTACCTCGGTTCAGCATCTGATCATCCGCTGCGTATCCTTCGTTTTGTCCCTCGTCTTTCTCGGAACAGTCATCCTGGGCGCTATTATTCAGACCGCTAGTGCATCTGTCTTGCAGATTCGTCGGAAGATAGGTGGACCGTCTCCCCGCACTACGAGATTATTTCACGAAGAGGAGCGGTCACGGCAGGTAGAGCGAAATAAGGCTTCGCGGAGGTGGAGTTACCGACGAGagaaggaggtggatgaggaggcacTGGATGAATGTCTGCCCTTGGAAGGGGGTAAGGATCCGGTTGTATGCGATGTAGCATACTACGCTAGACGGGTAGGGCTAGATGTGGAGACATTCAAGGTGCAAACCGAGGATGGGTTCATCCTCACCTTGTGGCATGTCTACAACCCGCAGGAACACACCCCCTTGCCTCCTAAGGCCCGGCGCCCGCGAGGCCCACACGTCTTCACTGGCCAGACCAACCCTGAGGCCTCTCGCCGAGCTCCGGCAAAATACCCAGTGCTCCTAATGCACGGGCTGCTGCAAAGCGCCGGGGCATTCTGTGCCAACGATGACGACAGCCTTGCGTTCTTTTTGTGCAAGTCAGGCTACGATGTCTGGCTCGGAAACAATCGGTGCGGCATGGTTCCGGAACACACGACGTTGTTTCAGTCGGATCCACGGATGTGGGCTTGGAACATCCAGCAGATGGGGGTGCTGGACCTGCCGGCACTGGTTTCCCGGGTGCTCTTCGAGACAGGCTTTGAGAAGCTCGGACTCGTGGGCCACTCGCAGGGCACCGCAGAGACATTTATCGCACTGGCCAAGGATCAGCGACCGGAGCTGGGGGAGCGGATTTCAGTCTTCTGCGCCCTCGCGCCGGCCGTGTACGCAGGCCCCTTGGTGGAACGGGTCTACTTTCGCTTCATGCGGATTATCCCCCCTCTCGTCTTCCGGGCCTTCTTTGGCATTCATGCGTTCATTCCTTTCATGATGACGGTACACCGCCGGCTACATCCGCGTATCTATGGCACGCTGGGATACTACGTATTCTCCTTCCTGTTTGGGTGGAGCGATGCGCGCTGGGACCGCGGCCTCCGCGATCGCATGTTTCAGTTTGCACCCGTGTACGTGAGCGCGGAGACGATGCGGTGGTGGCTGGGGGGCGAGTGCTTTGCTCACCAGAAGTGCATCCTCGCGACGAGCGAGGTCACGCAGGCCgaggcggcggaggatcAGCGGGTGGCGCGGGGCCATGGCGAGGTCCTCCGTAGCGACACCGCGTGGTATGGCCCCCAGATGCCTCCTGTTGCTCTGTGGATCGCAGGCTCGGATGGTCTCGTGGACGGGCGCCGGTTACTGCACCGTCTCGAAAATGGGAGAGAGCCGCACGTCCAGCTGGCGCATGCCAAGGTGATCGAGGAGTACGAGCACCTGGATGTACTTTGGGCGATGGATGCAATCGACCAGGTGGGCCAGGAAGTGCGGCAAGTGCTTTGGGAGACGATGCCGCAAGAGGCACGGACGCGATGCCGGATGCCACGGGGCGTGTGGACTGCACGATGA